Proteins from a genomic interval of Pseudomonadota bacterium:
- a CDS encoding acyl-CoA dehydrogenase, protein MAVPVENFLPLGEAAPHTRIAGWPETPHTTLGPLGAEMALGEEEQAIWNVVHRFAEHEMRPLGRQLDRLRPEQVIAADSPLWPFIARYHELGFSTDALFNMPPLQRARIQCLVNEELCWGDVGLAFTVGAATFPRFMARSFGNDYLAERWPETTIGCWGITEPDHGSDNLDPEGEARHARGEYGRPNCIATLKTDRIVVNGQKSAWVSNGTIAQLCVLFCACDSGAGPDPQHGCVVIVPLDARGVSKGKPLDKMGQRALNQGEIFFDNVEVPRENLLAGPEFYQRAVYTIHQEANGLMAVGLTGVGRAAYELAFEYAHQRRQGGMALIKHQHVAYRLFQMYRKLEASRALARRVVEYNATAALPSLSAAMAAKVHCTQSAYEIAHEALQMFGGNGMTREYPLEKLLRDTRAGLIEDGCNELLSIKGGFGLARPELL, encoded by the coding sequence ATGGCCGTACCCGTCGAGAACTTCCTGCCCCTGGGCGAAGCCGCGCCGCATACGCGCATTGCCGGCTGGCCCGAGACACCGCACACGACACTTGGCCCGCTTGGCGCCGAGATGGCGCTCGGCGAAGAGGAGCAGGCGATCTGGAATGTCGTGCATCGGTTCGCCGAGCACGAAATGCGCCCGCTCGGTCGCCAGCTCGACCGCCTGCGCCCGGAACAAGTGATCGCCGCCGACTCGCCGCTGTGGCCGTTCATTGCCCGCTACCACGAACTGGGCTTCAGCACCGATGCGCTGTTCAACATGCCGCCCTTGCAGCGCGCGCGCATCCAGTGCCTGGTCAACGAGGAGCTGTGCTGGGGTGATGTCGGGCTTGCGTTCACGGTCGGCGCGGCGACCTTTCCGCGTTTCATGGCGCGCAGTTTCGGCAACGACTACCTGGCCGAGCGCTGGCCGGAGACCACTATCGGCTGCTGGGGGATCACCGAGCCCGACCACGGCAGCGACAATCTCGACCCCGAGGGTGAGGCGCGGCACGCGCGTGGCGAATACGGGCGGCCGAACTGCATCGCCACGCTGAAAACCGACCGCATCGTCGTCAACGGGCAGAAATCCGCGTGGGTGTCCAACGGCACCATCGCCCAGCTATGCGTGCTGTTCTGCGCCTGCGACAGCGGCGCCGGACCTGACCCCCAGCATGGCTGCGTGGTCATCGTACCGCTGGACGCGCGTGGTGTCAGCAAGGGCAAGCCGCTCGACAAGATGGGCCAGCGCGCGCTGAACCAGGGCGAGATCTTCTTCGACAATGTCGAAGTGCCGCGCGAGAACCTGCTGGCCGGGCCGGAGTTCTACCAGCGCGCGGTCTACACCATCCACCAGGAGGCCAATGGCCTGATGGCGGTCGGCCTGACCGGCGTCGGACGCGCCGCCTATGAACTGGCGTTCGAGTACGCCCACCAGCGGCGCCAGGGCGGCATGGCGCTGATCAAGCACCAGCACGTCGCCTATCGCCTGTTCCAGATGTATCGCAAGCTCGAGGCGAGCCGCGCGCTGGCGCGGCGCGTGGTGGAGTACAACGCCACTGCGGCGCTGCCCTCGCTGTCGGCGGCGATGGCCGCCAAGGTGCATTGCACCCAGTCCGCGTACGAGATCGCCCACGAGGCCCTGCAGATGTTCGGCGGCAACGGCATGACGCGTGAGTACCCGCTGGAGAAGCTGCTGCGCGACACCCGCGCCGGCCTCATCGAGGACGGCTGCAACGAACTGTTGTCGATCAAGGGAGGCTTTGGCCTGGCTCGCCCCGAGCTGCTGTGA
- a CDS encoding DUF1329 domain-containing protein, with product MEAVPRWKGHPYGRRVLFIDAETFSVALTLVYDRDERLYKVINGTYAHGDGALDGDPSLTTSRMRSSLVLNLREQTANVARVLEPTDYAPPKTAFLERVFSVADLNSGR from the coding sequence GTGGAAGCGGTGCCGCGCTGGAAAGGTCATCCCTATGGCCGGCGCGTGCTGTTCATCGACGCCGAAACCTTCAGCGTGGCGCTGACCCTGGTCTACGACCGTGACGAGCGCCTGTACAAGGTGATCAACGGCACCTACGCACACGGCGACGGCGCCCTCGACGGTGACCCCAGTCTTACCACCTCGCGCATGCGTTCTTCATTGGTGCTGAACCTGCGTGAGCAGACCGCCAACGTCGCGCGGGTGCTCGAACCGACCGACTATGCGCCGCCCAAGACCGCGTTCCTGGAGCGCGTGTTCAGCGTCGCCGATCTCAACAGCGGGCGCTGA
- a CDS encoding DUF1329 domain-containing protein: protein MTAGYMVAWDHVHRWEHLGFNAPDTLISYIRAGGAAPLAATDGLLGEGVIERQMHMSYRRTYLSGLAPLAAQDYRLPVRGGAGLLFKERIEVLAPFDVAGTTIILERPLDQTLGDQVNSYLPTERRVRRLSARERADSWMGTNWTLDDFGGYAGLVMDNTWRYLGRKVVPYVANTRHEHVLTQGPLSAIPRRSLAATPVLRSGSGAALERSSLWPARAVHRRRNLQRGADPGLRP from the coding sequence GTGACGGCCGGTTACATGGTTGCCTGGGATCACGTGCATCGCTGGGAGCATCTCGGCTTCAATGCGCCCGACACGCTGATCAGCTACATCCGCGCCGGCGGCGCTGCACCGCTGGCTGCAACGGATGGCCTGCTCGGCGAAGGTGTCATCGAGCGCCAGATGCACATGTCCTATCGTCGCACCTACCTGTCGGGGCTCGCGCCGCTCGCGGCGCAGGATTACCGCCTGCCGGTGCGCGGCGGCGCCGGGCTGCTGTTCAAGGAACGCATCGAAGTGCTGGCCCCGTTCGATGTCGCCGGCACCACCATCATCCTCGAACGGCCTCTGGACCAGACGCTGGGTGACCAGGTCAATTCCTACCTGCCGACCGAGCGCCGCGTACGCCGCTTGTCGGCCCGCGAGCGTGCCGACAGCTGGATGGGCACCAACTGGACGCTGGACGACTTCGGCGGCTACGCCGGGCTGGTGATGGACAACACCTGGCGCTACCTCGGGCGCAAGGTCGTGCCCTATGTCGCCAATACGCGCCACGAACACGTGCTGACCCAGGGGCCGCTCAGCGCCATTCCGCGTCGATCGCTGGCAGCTACGCCCGTGTTACGTAGTGGAAGCGGTGCCGCGCTGGAAAGGTCATCCCTATGGCCGGCGCGTGCTGTTCATCGACGCCGAAACCTTCAGCGTGGCGCTGACCCTGGTCTACGACCGTGA
- a CDS encoding AraC family transcriptional regulator ligand-binding domain-containing protein: MNGRAARPERTHFVVGNDLATPVRFAYGLGPLILVLEAAGHDIEPLLLAADIPPFALEEPSYRVRVAQETLFTSEALARLARPDAGLLVGQRYHMVTFGVLGLAAASAPTVRELLRTLLFYPLLSWGMCHCSLWSDGAHANLQFEPHAAVGEALRFYVGQRHHLHRDPAARHARRALSAAAGALPSRRAGGPAPYQRYFDCPLEFGAAVNEVCFKASDWNVVPPQADRLSFRFYDSQCRRMSEALLMSLDYADVVRSRLRAMVPMPSLSVLAANLRLTERTLQRRLASASTSYSELLREVRLEQARRLMRRERVHIDEIAYRLGFEDAIAFSHAFKEWTGQAPRDYRRALRAAGTT; this comes from the coding sequence ATGAACGGACGAGCAGCGCGGCCGGAGCGCACCCATTTCGTGGTCGGCAACGACCTCGCCACGCCGGTGCGATTCGCCTACGGCCTGGGACCGTTGATCCTGGTCCTCGAGGCCGCGGGGCACGACATCGAGCCGCTGCTGCTTGCGGCCGATATCCCGCCTTTCGCGCTGGAAGAACCGAGCTACCGCGTGCGCGTGGCGCAGGAGACGCTCTTCACCAGCGAGGCGCTCGCGCGCCTCGCACGGCCTGACGCCGGCCTGCTGGTCGGTCAGCGCTACCACATGGTGACTTTCGGCGTGCTCGGTCTGGCCGCGGCGAGCGCGCCGACGGTGCGCGAACTGCTGCGCACCCTGTTGTTCTACCCGCTGCTGTCGTGGGGAATGTGTCATTGCTCGCTGTGGAGCGACGGCGCCCACGCCAACCTGCAGTTCGAGCCCCACGCGGCGGTCGGTGAGGCGCTGCGCTTCTATGTCGGGCAACGACATCACCTGCACCGTGACCCTGCTGCGCGACATGCTCGGCGTGCGCTGTCCGCCGCTGCGGGTGCGCTTCCGTCACGCCGCGCCGGAGGACCTGCGCCTTACCAGCGCTACTTCGATTGCCCACTGGAGTTTGGCGCGGCGGTCAACGAGGTGTGCTTCAAGGCCAGCGACTGGAACGTGGTGCCACCGCAGGCCGACAGGCTGTCATTTCGTTTCTACGACAGCCAGTGTCGGCGCATGAGCGAAGCATTGCTGATGTCCTTGGACTATGCCGACGTGGTTCGCAGCCGCCTGCGCGCGATGGTGCCGATGCCGTCACTGTCGGTGCTGGCCGCGAACCTGCGACTCACCGAGCGCACTTTGCAACGCCGCCTCGCGAGCGCCTCGACGTCCTACAGCGAGCTGCTGCGTGAAGTGCGCCTGGAGCAGGCGCGGCGCCTGATGCGGCGCGAGCGCGTACACATCGATGAGATCGCCTACCGCCTGGGATTCGAAGACGCCATCGCCTTCTCCCACGCGTTCAAGGAATGGACTGGCCAGGCGCCGCGCGACTACCGCCGCGCGCTACGCGCGGCGGGCACGACCTGA